Proteins encoded by one window of Gemmatimonadaceae bacterium:
- a CDS encoding oxygenase MpaB family protein, translated as MGSSLGTLAGSGAEADFVDRSSIVRRIWGDGDMVLLIFAGSAAEFALNRAVDWLFFTGKLPGDPIGRLFSTATYAQQIVFADLSGATRTLDRIRAVHQAVEHERGRHIPDWAHRDVLYMLIDYSERAHEMLVGPLSPGERRELYEVFYRVGIGLRIPALPRTYASWRVDREHHQRRDLLFSSGTEALYAQYRNQLGPWRYQLLLRIQAMLTPEYVRGLLRLNSEESLRRLARFYPMLVRAGLRPIIQRLLMPSKYLPALRRLYHGAANPSTAITNENTVRAKTSGIRRSVSPSEVRDTVVALLIRT; from the coding sequence ATGGGTTCTTCGTTGGGAACGCTTGCAGGCAGCGGCGCCGAGGCTGATTTCGTCGACCGGAGTTCCATCGTGCGAAGAATCTGGGGAGATGGAGACATGGTGCTCCTGATCTTTGCCGGCTCTGCCGCTGAGTTCGCTTTGAACCGTGCGGTCGACTGGCTGTTCTTCACGGGGAAGTTGCCGGGCGATCCGATTGGCCGGCTCTTCTCCACAGCCACATACGCTCAGCAGATTGTTTTCGCCGACCTATCGGGCGCCACGCGCACGCTGGATCGAATCCGGGCCGTTCACCAGGCAGTCGAGCACGAGAGAGGTCGACATATCCCTGACTGGGCTCACCGCGATGTGCTTTACATGCTCATCGATTACTCGGAGAGAGCACATGAAATGCTCGTGGGGCCTTTGAGTCCAGGCGAGCGGCGCGAGCTCTATGAAGTGTTTTACCGGGTGGGCATTGGCTTGCGCATCCCTGCCCTACCGCGGACGTATGCCAGCTGGAGAGTCGATCGTGAGCACCACCAGCGCCGCGACCTGCTGTTCAGCAGTGGCACTGAAGCTCTCTACGCTCAGTACCGCAATCAGCTTGGCCCCTGGCGGTATCAACTGCTGCTGCGGATCCAGGCGATGCTAACCCCTGAGTATGTGCGGGGCCTGCTACGGCTGAACTCTGAAGAGTCGCTGCGCCGGCTGGCTCGATTCTATCCCATGCTGGTGCGCGCCGGATTGCGCCCGATCATCCAGCGGCTACTCATGCCATCAAAATATCTCCCCGCCTTGCGGCGCCTCTATCACGGTGCGGCAAACCCCTCGACGGCGATCACGAACGAGAATACCGTGAGGGCGAAGACATCCGGGATCAGACGGAGTGTCTCGCCGAGTGAGGTTCGCGACACTGTAGTTGCGCTCTTGATCAGGACGTAG
- a CDS encoding DUF1304 domain-containing protein: MTTAARIAIGVVAALHVYFLVLEMFLWTKPAGLRAFGQTPERAEASKVLAANQGLYNGFLAGGLVWSLVLGDEGRGVAIFFLACVIVAGLFGAVTASRKILFVQAIPGVIALVLVVMS; the protein is encoded by the coding sequence ATGACGACTGCCGCTAGAATCGCGATCGGCGTCGTCGCTGCGCTGCATGTCTATTTTCTTGTGCTGGAGATGTTTCTCTGGACTAAACCGGCCGGCCTCAGGGCGTTTGGGCAGACTCCTGAGCGAGCGGAAGCGTCGAAGGTGCTTGCGGCGAACCAGGGGCTTTACAACGGGTTTCTGGCTGGGGGCCTGGTGTGGAGTCTTGTCCTGGGAGACGAAGGCAGGGGCGTCGCGATATTTTTTCTCGCGTGTGTGATCGTCGCGGGCTTATTTGGGGCGGTGACGGCGAGTCGGAAGATACTGTTCGTGCAGGCGATTCCGGGAGTGATTGCGTTGGTGTTGGTGGTGATGTCGTAG
- a CDS encoding serine/threonine-protein kinase, with the protein MTHPSSEFLEFQAALAGEYSLQRELGRGGMGIVYLARDVQLDRDVAIKVLPIPLAHTTASRERFLREARTAAGLSHPHIVPIHRVGEAGGFVFFVMTYVEGETLGERLRTRGPLPPADVTRILREVAWALAYAHGRGIVHRDIKPDNILLETGTGRALVTDFGIAHGGGDPGAVTDAGTIMGTAHFMSPEQAACESVDGRSDIYALGVVGYLAVSGRLPFEVSNLPALLVRQATDTPASVLRAAPGLPLALGAAIDRCLAREPDGRFADGEALAAALAPPMDPRPAIPGTLRSWLGARNALLVPYMGWSGGFGVLTLGNLVAWVTGNRPDGPADIVLLAAVASLPLLPIVGFHLNQARRQFRAGHTLADLHSALKIARRERAETDALAREEEEGLSHRVLRLGTVASATWLAVTFGLVVQGTIHENQVGIAWVLVPMSTTMLLGAVSNALDVQFIPAGIRAWWQTGIRERLWNSRAGEWLARRLGAPERSRAVGGGVFRPTEAALGVAAADLFAALPTAYREQLAEVPATVAVLEARAAEARAEMDVLAALAPSGSGDAEVLETRRHAASAHLAASVAALERMRLDLLRLHAGAGDLAPITTLIDAARLLGEDVRRLAEAEREVDAAIVWRALGPGRIPTPT; encoded by the coding sequence ATGACGCATCCCTCCAGCGAATTCCTCGAGTTCCAGGCCGCCCTCGCCGGCGAATACTCTCTCCAGCGCGAGCTCGGCCGCGGGGGGATGGGAATCGTCTACCTCGCGCGCGACGTACAGCTGGATCGGGACGTCGCTATCAAGGTGCTCCCGATACCGCTGGCGCACACCACTGCATCACGCGAACGATTCCTGCGGGAGGCGCGCACAGCCGCCGGACTATCGCACCCTCACATCGTCCCCATCCATCGCGTCGGGGAAGCGGGCGGCTTTGTCTTCTTCGTCATGACCTACGTTGAGGGCGAGACTCTGGGGGAGCGACTCCGCACACGCGGTCCGCTCCCGCCGGCCGACGTCACGCGTATCCTGCGCGAGGTCGCCTGGGCGCTTGCGTATGCCCACGGACGCGGCATTGTCCATCGAGACATAAAGCCCGACAACATCCTGCTGGAGACCGGCACTGGACGCGCGCTGGTCACCGACTTCGGCATTGCCCATGGCGGTGGGGACCCCGGCGCCGTGACCGACGCGGGGACGATCATGGGGACCGCGCACTTCATGAGCCCGGAGCAGGCCGCGTGCGAATCCGTCGATGGGCGCAGCGACATCTATGCGCTCGGTGTGGTCGGCTATCTCGCCGTGAGCGGACGGCTGCCGTTTGAGGTATCGAACCTGCCCGCCCTGCTCGTGCGCCAGGCCACCGACACGCCGGCGAGTGTGCTGCGCGCAGCGCCAGGCCTGCCCCTCGCGCTGGGTGCAGCGATCGACCGGTGCCTCGCGCGCGAGCCCGACGGCCGCTTCGCCGACGGTGAGGCGCTCGCGGCGGCGCTGGCTCCACCGATGGACCCTCGTCCGGCGATCCCGGGGACGCTGCGATCCTGGCTCGGCGCACGGAACGCGCTCCTTGTCCCCTACATGGGATGGTCAGGAGGTTTCGGCGTACTCACATTGGGAAACCTCGTCGCCTGGGTAACGGGCAACCGGCCCGACGGGCCGGCGGACATCGTGCTCCTGGCCGCGGTCGCCTCGCTTCCCCTCCTCCCGATCGTCGGCTTCCACCTCAATCAGGCGCGCCGGCAGTTCCGCGCCGGACACACCCTCGCGGACCTCCACTCGGCGTTGAAGATCGCGCGGCGCGAGCGGGCCGAAACCGACGCGCTCGCGCGTGAGGAAGAGGAAGGTCTCTCCCACCGCGTCCTGCGGCTCGGCACGGTCGCCTCGGCGACCTGGCTCGCCGTCACCTTCGGGCTGGTCGTCCAGGGGACGATCCACGAGAACCAAGTCGGCATTGCGTGGGTCCTCGTGCCCATGTCCACCACGATGCTGCTGGGGGCGGTGAGCAACGCGCTCGACGTGCAGTTCATTCCCGCAGGGATCCGCGCGTGGTGGCAGACGGGGATCCGTGAGCGTCTCTGGAACAGTCGCGCGGGGGAGTGGCTCGCGCGGCGACTCGGCGCCCCCGAGCGATCGCGCGCGGTGGGTGGCGGCGTATTCCGCCCAACCGAAGCGGCCCTTGGCGTCGCCGCGGCCGATCTGTTCGCGGCCCTGCCGACCGCGTACCGTGAGCAGCTCGCCGAGGTGCCCGCGACAGTCGCCGTGCTCGAGGCCCGGGCCGCCGAGGCGCGAGCGGAGATGGACGTGCTGGCTGCGCTCGCCCCGTCCGGTTCGGGCGACGCCGAAGTGCTCGAAACGCGGCGCCATGCAGCCTCGGCGCACCTGGCGGCGAGCGTCGCGGCCCTGGAAAGGATGAGGCTCGATCTCCTGCGCCTGCATGCCGGCGCAGGAGACCTGGCGCCGATAACGACGCTGATCGACGCGGCGCGACTGCTCGGCGAGGACGTCAGGCGCCTTGCCGAGGCCGAACGGGAGGTGGACGCGGCAATCGTCTGGCGCGCACTCGGTCCAGGGCGAATCCCGACGCCAACGTGA